GGTAGTGTCAGAGTATGTGGATATGAGACCTTGACACGACCCTTTATATAGGAGTTGGAAGTGTGTGGGAACTGAGAAGGTTGTCGGAAACTGGAAAGAAGATTCGACGCGGTTCAGTTTTTCAAGAATGGTAAGCtatgcaaataaaaatactaGGTCATCACCAACTCGATTAAAATAAAAGTTGACTTGATTGACGCCGATTAAATAAAAGAATTCGGATTTTCGCCGGATCAATTTTGTGAGGATTTTAAAGATCCGTGAATCATTTCTGTTTATCATACATCGTACtattagaaatcattttaaatatttttatttaaaattaattacaaacagtacctgacaaaaattgATCGCACATTGTATGGTGAACGGACACAATTTACGAATTTTCATGATCCTCATCAAAAGGATTCGGGAGAGGATCTTGTTAGTAAATAAAAGCGTGTTCCTGGAATATTACATGTACCAATGGGCTGCATTCGCGCTGCTTATGCGTGTGGCACCATTGACTTGTGTACGCTACATTTACTATTCTGTatttatagttttgtattatattTGAGGGTATACACACATTAAATTAgaagaaaactaacgaaaaattaaaaaaaaaactatagttTTAATGAAGATGACAAATAGATGTGTAGTGAAAAGTATCagggaaaggtaaaaatgtggtatttcgttaaaagtgaataataccgaaagtgtttcgttaaaactttatatatatatatatatattctctagGTTGATACTGTAATTACCAGTTACGTAACcgtagggttagggtttgtgaTGTGATGTCTTTTGGATTGTATGTATAGGAAACTTTGACTGAGGTTTCGTAGTGTGATCGTCATgttatatataattatgtatagCCATAATTGGGGTTGTTAATAAGCTTAGTTAGTAGAATAAAATTAGGATTTAGGCTTTAATAAACCCTAGATAAAAGTTAATTGTTAGGCCTGATCACTGGAGAAAACTTGTTGCATGGATTAAGGGTTAAGGGTTAAGTGTACTTATATTTGTACTGTGTGTGCCCAAAACGATGTTATTTTGTACTTTGAATTAATAAGAGTAGCTAGTGAGCTTTTGTCATCACTCCAAAAAGTCGTTACGTACTCTAAATATGGAAAATTCTAATAAAGAAAATAGACGTGAATGCTAATGACATTTTAATATACTATTGCTCTCCGcacatcttttcttttcttctcttttattttttatttacttccTAGGAATTTCTGATTTGTAGGAGAAAAGGTAGACTCAAATTTCACACAAGCATTTATACGTAAAACTTGTGAGTTTTTACTTGGCCCTCACACGCCCGTGCATGCAAAGAAGTCCTTCATTTGAAAGACTCGACTTTTTTACTAACATGTTTCGGGTAAGTTATGAATCGggaaggaaaagaaggaaacacattagaagataagaatcGAAACAATTCAAATACTCATGTTTTAGCAAACATAGGGAAGCCAAAGATTACTCCATATAAGTAAACATCCTAGCATTTTTCAATAGTTTGAACGAGTTCAAAACAATGGCAGAGCTACACCCACGACTAAGGTTGGCAGTAGCCTAGGGAGCTTTAGTTTGAACTCTTGCTAATAGTCTATGTACTAACCTACTTTAACCTATTATACTTATACATACCCCACCCAATTCTAATAAAAACTATAAGTTAATACGTAATTAATGCAAGACTTTTTAAGGAAAAAATGAAATTGTATTACTTGTTATGTTAGTTTGGATTATTAGTTCAGATTTTAGAGTTTTATATTCAtgtattattatataattttatgtaGGTACGCAAAAATTTATGTTACTTTATGTTAATTATTTTAGTCTGCCCACCCAAAAACAATATCTTGGCTCCGCCcttggttcaaaattttcaataatttcccTACCTCCCTTTGTCTCTCCCCAACCGTCCCTCCCAAAACAAAACCGTAGATTTTCTGCAATCTAAATCGCCGACCCCTTGCTCTGACTTGGGGTCAATGGAGCCACTCCCTACCTTTCTCCTAGCCTCTCTCTCACTTCTTAACCCTCTGCTAACCCCTCCACCTCTAGTATTCCCTCCACTAACCTTCCCATTCACCTCGCTGCCTCCCTACCCCATGTCTCCCCTACCCTTCTTAACTTATGTAGCTCATTCTCTCTACTCCCTAGCTCTTCCCCACCATTTTGTGAGTAGCTCCTTCATGGCTTTGAGCCTCTACTCATATTTGGGCCATGCTCGTTTCAAGTTCTCTTTCTTTATTTGGGTGAGATTCATGGTTAGGGTAGGTTTTGTGGTTGCTAGTGGGTTGGTTCTATTGAATTTTGATGTATATTTGCTTGATGaaacaattacaagatgaaacatatatatagggaagaaAAAGATCATAAGCCTAATTTTGCCTAACTTACCTATCTTGCTTGACtaacctaacttgcctaactttgaACAAGAAAGTTGACTAGCCTAATTTCACTAGTCATCCAACACCATTattccaacatgtttatttcatgcattttaacactccccctcaagttggagtgtGAATGTCGATGACACCCAACTTGCTAATTAAGACCTCAAATTGTGCCGAGCTTAGTggtttggtgaacaagtctgcagGTTGATTCGAGGTCCGTATGTAAGCTGTTTGCACCATTCCCATTTGAATCTTCTCACGTACTAGGTGACAGTCTATCTCTATATGCTTCGTTCGTTCATGAAACACTGGGTTCGAAGCAATGTGCATGGCAGCTTGATTATCACAAAACATTGTGACTGGTTGTGCATGATTTACTTGCAAGTCCTTCAAAATGTTTCTTAGCCATATAACTTCACAACAAGTAGTAGCCATAAAACGGTATTCTGCCTCTGCACTAGAACGAGATATTGTGCTTTGTTTCTTCGTTTTCCAAGATATCGGTGCTTGTCCAAGGAAGATACAAAAACCGGTTATTGACCTTCTAGTGTCTTTACACcgagcccaatcagcatcacaaaAGGCTTGTAATTGTAGTGAACCTGTAGAAGGCAAAAGAATTCCCTGTCCAGGAGATTGTTTGATGTACCTGAGAACCTTATGCACCGCTTCAATGTGAGGTTGTCGTGGCTTGTCCATGAATTGGCTCAACATATTAACCATATAAGTTAGGTCAGGCCGCGTGATGGTTAAGTAAATCAGCCTCCCTACGAGTCGCCTGTATGAAGAAGGATCATGTAGGAGCGTCCCATCAGTTTGTGTAAGGGACAGGTTTGGTTCCATTGGTAATCGTGAGGGCTTCGCACCAAGGAACCCAGCATCTTCTAGTATCTCCAACGCATATTTGCGTTGGCACAAGGCAATCCCTTGTTTAGATCTTGCAACTTCTATCCCCAAAAAGTATTTGAGTTTTCCCAAATCCTTTAGTTTAAAATGTTGGGAAAGGAAGAGTTTAGTCTCTTCAATTTCTCTCAAATTGTTACCTGCAAGTATCAcgtcatcaacatacacaagTAATGCCATAAAACTGCCTTGACGGTTTCGGACGAACAATGAGTAATCTGACCATGATTGATGAAAACCAGTAGTCTTGAGAGCACTAGACAGCTTGATAAACCATTGTCTCGAGgcctgttttaaaccataaatgGATTTGTGTAATTTGCATACTCGTGTCTCCCTCTTTCGTCCGAACCCAGGAGGCAGGGACATATAAACCTCCTCGTATAAGTCACCATGCAAAAATGCGTTGTTCACATCAAGTTGATGAAGATGCCAGCCTCGTATGGAGGCAATACTCAGGAGGACACGGACGGTGGTGAGCTTGGCAACTGGAGCAAAAGTTTCCCGATAATCAAGCCCCTCAATTTGACTGTAGCCTTTAGCAACGAGACGAGCTTTGTAGCGTTCAACACTGCCGTCAAGTTTAAGCTTCACCTTATAGATCCATTTGCAACCGATGGGATGTTTGTGAGGTGGTAAGGGCACAAGAGTCCAAGTGCGATTGTCATGAAGGGCAACAATCTCTTTTTGCATGGCGTCACGCCATTTTGGATCCTGAACAGCTTGCGAAAAACTGATGGGTTATTTGATAATGGTGAGGGTGGTGAGAAAGGTTTTGTGAGTGGGGGATACATGGTCATAAGATAAATAACGAGATATGGGGTGAGATGTACCTGATGACTGGACCATGCTTGTGGAAGATGTGGGAGCAACACGGGAAGGGAGGGCCACCTCAACATGAAAGTCCTGCAAAAATGTGGAAGTTTTGGTCGGTCGAGTGCTACGACGGAGTGGAGGTGGTTGGTCTGGTGATGGAGTGGTTGGAGGTGGTGAAGAGTGTAGGGTATGTGAAGGTGTTGATAAGGTATCTGGTGGTGGAGTTGTAGTAGGTAAAGGAGATGAGAGTGGTGTGATGTCGGCAAGTGTGGGAGAGGTGATGTTTATTTCTTCGGGTGCAAGGCTTGAGTGCGACTCAATGGGAGAGGTCAAGTCAAACGTGATGGGTGAGGGTGTAATGTTTGATGGAGACGGGGCAGCGGAAGTGGTATGATTTTGGAATGGAAAAtgatcttaaaaaaaaacaacatccCTAGAAACAAAAGTCTTATTGTGttttatatcaaacaatttataACCCTTTTGACCATAAGGATACCCAAGAAAAATGCATTGGATTGCACGGGGGTCGAATTTAGATGGCCTTTGGGCGTGTGTAGAAGCAAAACATAAACTACCGAAAACCTTTAAATGGGAATAGTTAGGTGCTTTGTGAAACAATTTTTCGTAAGGTGTTTTACCTTGGAGAAGTGGAGTGGGTGTTCTATTGATGAGGTAGGTTGAGGTTAAGATTGCATCCCCCCAAAAACGTTTTGGCAAACAAGCTTGAAAGAGCAGAGCCTGAGCAACATTGAGCAAATGCCGGTGTTTACGttcggcaacaccattttgttgtggtgtgttgACACAACTAGATTGATGTATGATGCCTTTGAGAGCATAAAATTGCTCAAGCTTAAACTCAGGGCCATTGTCACTTCGTATGATTTGAACTCTGGTATTGAATTGAGTCTCAATCATTTGAATGAATCCGACTAAAATGTCTTTTGTGTCAGATTTATGTTTCATCAAATAAACCCAAGTGCTTCAGTGTAGTCATCTACGATGGTAAGGAAATACTTGGCACCTGAAATAGAAACAACTTGATAACCACCCCAAATATCAATATgcaataattcaaaacatgatTTGGTAGAAATAGAGCTCAAAGGAAAGGGTGATCTTGTTTGTTTGGCCAATGGgcaaattaaacatttttccaAATCACAAGCCTTATTGTTAAATAAAGGTAAATACTTTTTGGTTCCTTTACATGAAAAAGAGAAGGCTTTACCTGAAAGTTCTTCATGACTAGGAAGATTACTGACTTGATTGGCAAATGATGATTTGTTCTTGTTCAACATCTGAAGGATTTGCTTGCAGTCCTCCTGAGAGAATGGGAAATTAGGCACTGTCTCTTGCTTGTTACTTTGTGAAACTTGATTCCCCTTTGAAGAAAAGAGACGATTGGATTCGGTCTCTGTGGCTGCTTTCCGTTTTTGAGAGAAATCGAAGGTGTGGCCTTTCCATCCGCAAAAAGTGCACTTGAGATGTGCACGACAATTTTTGGTGATGTGATTGGTTTTATTGCACTTTCCACATCGCATCTCCTTGTCTTCAGGTGTAGGTTCTCGCCACAGATTCTTCACTGCAAAGACAGCAGTTTCTAGTTGTGTGCTTTTCCCATTGGAAACCTCTGCCTGGCGTTCATGTCGAAGGACCAACGCATATGCCTTGTTCACCGTAGGCAGTGGTTCGAGAAGAAGAGTATTGCTTCGAACCGTAGCATACGATTCGTTCAGTCCCATAAGGAACTTCATGGTTTTCTGAGTTTCAACATATGAGTTCATCTCATTCTTTGTTCCACAACTGCATGCTGGAATGGAACACAAAGTATCACGTTCATCCCATAAACTTTTAAGTTTAGTGAAGTAAGAACTTACACTCATATTGCTTTGGACGCAATCATGGATCTCGTTCTCAACATGGAACAGCTGAACTATATTCACATGTGAGAACCTCTCCTGCAGATCGGTCCACATTTGTCGAGCATCCTTGTAGTTGATGACACTCCCTGAAATCTCCTTTGACATGGAGCCTAGTAGCCATGTCTTGACCAAGTTGTTGCAGCGATTCCATTGCTGCAGCTTCTCAAAATTATCCTCACTTGGTTTGTTGATCGTtccatcaacaaaaccaagtTTGTTCTTGACCGTTAAGGCCATACTCATGGATTGAACCCATGTGTTGTAGTTGTCTTCCACCAATGGTTGTGGTACGAGGATTGCACCAGGTTGATCCGAGTGGTGGAGATAGAGCGAGTGGTTGGGATTTTCCCATTTTGAATGAGAGGCCATGCCTAGAATGGTTGACCTCGTGGCTGCTTTAGAgctgtgttttgtggtttttcCCAGATCACAGCTCTGATACATATTGAATTTTGATGTATATTTGCTTGATGaaacaattacaagatgaaacatatatatagggaagaaAAAGATCATAAGCCTAATTTTGCCTAACTTACCTATCTTGCTTGACtaacctaacttgcctaactttgaACAAGAAAGTTGACTAGCCTAATTTCACTAGTCATCCAACACCATTattccaacatgtttatttcatgcattttaacaAGTTCCACTTCCATCAGCTTGTTTCCATAGTGGTGACACTCTCCTCGACCAATTTGGTGGTTGCAGCCTTGCACCCACAGGTCCAGGTTACTCGTTGCCTTATTCAAATCTGATGGCGTTACTGCCTTGTGCAACCACATCAGATGACTTCGCCCTTGTGTAACCTGATTTACTCATGGATGTAGTGGAGCTCACTAGTGTGGTGAAGGTGTTGTCTTGGTTATTGTCCTAGTCGCTGAGATGAGCTGATTGATGGCCACTTGCTCAGAGTAGTGTGTAGTTGGTTTTGTAGCCTCGCCCTGCAAGTGTTGTATTTACGATGACTGGATGTTGACTTTGCTTTAAGTGATGAGTTTGTGGTCTAGTCTTTCAACAAGGACTTTATGTGGTCTCGCTTGAGATGATTTTATGTGGCCTTGCACTTCTACAATGACCTATGTGGTCGTCAGTATAGGTTTGTTGTGTCTATCATGTTATTGTGACAAATTTGTACTGATGATGTTTTGTAGGGTAAGGCTGTGCTTGTGGTCGGATATGGGCTTattgtaatttgtttgattGCACAACACTCCAGATCAATTTTTTGGTCACTGAAGTTATGTACTAAATTGGAAACCTTTGTAATCTTTGTAAAGTTCAATGAAATACCACTTTCCATTGCTTCTAgtaaaaacaaagtaaacatgCCAGCGTGGCATTTTTAACCTCTACATTTACGTTTCTCTGCCTTTCTCTGATTATTTAACAGCGTTTTGGGACTCATTTGTGCATACGATTTTTCTCGTCGATTAACCTTTGAATTTTCGTGGGCCTTTTTAATGTTTCTGCCAATTGAAAAGCATGcactaagtttattttttttaggacTGACCAGTTTCTTTACATTGCATACGCATGTCTACTAATCCTACAATCATGCTAGGAAGTTAATTACTCCCTGGATACTCTCAAGGTTTGAATCTATGTATTATTTCTTCTTTGGTTATCCAACGTATATTATCGTCATTTGCTTTGGTCTTCGCCTTAATTTTCTTGTATTAAGTTTAACAGTACTGATGGTTTGTCTCAAAAAAATTATGGTCAAGCTACTTGCGAGGGAGTTTTTCAAAATTGGCACGTACAAAGTCAAACGTGTATGTATATGAGTGTTTTTTATATAACGACATATTTACACTAAAAGATACGAGATAAATTAGTTTCGAACTCGTCATTctcgagaattgaacctaagatcactcacttacaaaataaaaaaaaatatcactaagCCGTAACAATAACTGATGATACATATATGGGTATTaaattgtttggttgttaaattTAGCTTCATGAATTATAGAAACACAAAGAAAACTGAAGCTTAAACATCATTGAGtactgattaaaaaaaaaaaaaactgcattGACTAAAAAATCATGTCTCCAATTCATGAAATGTCTATTTAACACAATGGATATTTATTCGTACAATTATTATACAAGAATAGCTAGGATATCAGAAGACATTTGACTACAGAACCCATCGAGCCTACTTGTAACTTCACTTTTTGTGGAGACCCAAATTTTCTGAATCCAGCCAAGGCAACCACTATCCAACTTTCCAATATTTTAACTGCTAGGAAGGTCATCGGAATTTGAGGAGAAGTTGAGAAGATGACTAACATATCTATGTGTCTTAATCAACTCTCAAAACCATAGCTTTTCTGGAGTATAtaattgaatatatatatatatatatatatatatatatatatatatatatatatatatatatatatatatatatagtgacgGTAGACCACGAAAAAGAACCCACCAAAACGGAGGCATGTTGCAAATGCTGACAAAATATACGAGTAAGGTTAggaatattaatttttaaaaccaaattacaaactaaatgagatGTCATCAacaagaaataagcacgttaatcgacacttaactaataatctaattatttacaaccacatcatttaatttataaatttgatttaaaaattttgttctacctagcattactaaaaaaatacataagaaAATGAAATCATTGCAAATATGGTTGTTTGGTGCCTCGCCTCCAAATATGGTTGTTGTGTTGGCTGACTTTATATCTTACCTCACTTACTTTTCTTTTCAAGTGATACTAGAGACTATCCAGTTGAAGTTTATTTTGTAAACCATATGATGTAATTGTTGAtagttaaattttgtttttgaatcattaaataaaaaattcgatTATCAACCGTCATATCATGTTGTCTACATACATAATCTAAAGACATGATCTCCCtgacattttccctttttattttcatttctctTAGAATCAATAATTAACAAACTTAAAATCTTAGTTGTCATCCAAAaaccattttattttcatttttcaagttctttcgtttgataactattttcagttttcatctaaaatacaaaaacaactttatTGAAATTTCAGTTAATAATCAAACaagttttcaattaaaaataataataagtaaaaatcaaaaatttgaaaataaaatggtttCCCATAACCTGTTAAAATAGAGTATGAAAATGTTTTATGACGAAAAGGGTTTGTTATTTGTTATAGACAAAAGGATAGTGCTCCAAGTTAATATATGCGTGATATTATCTTAATCTAAAactattaaaaagaaaattgcgAGTTTGAGCACTAATCATTGCAAATTTCCATGCATCTGTTATGTGGCTTCCTGCCTCCATACAAAGAAAAAACTCACGCTTTTATAGTTGTGAGGTAGTGGTGGGCCTTAAATTAGGAGTGATGGGATATGCGGTCATTTTAATATCTGGGTCCGCACAGATAAGTAATCCGAATACCcaatttcataattatttcaAGGGATGTGATATTTACACaccattttt
This is a stretch of genomic DNA from Malus domestica chromosome 02, GDT2T_hap1. It encodes these proteins:
- the LOC114823182 gene encoding uncharacterized protein, encoding MASHSKWENPNHSLYLHHSDQPGAILVPQPLVEDNYNTWVQSMSMALTVKNKLGFVDGTINKPSEDNFEKLQQWNRCNNLVKTWLLGSMSKEISGSVINYKDARQMWTDLQERFSHVNIVQLFHVENEIHDCVQSNMSVSSYFTKLKSLWDERDTLCSIPACSCGTKNEMNSYVETQKTMKFLMGLNESYATVRSNTLLLEPLPTVNKAYALVLRHERQAEVSNGKSTQLETAVFAVKNLWREPTPEDKEMRCGKCNKTNHITKNCRAHLKCTFCGWKGHTFDFSQKRKAATETESNRLFSSKGNQVSQSNKQETVPNFPFSQEDCKQILQMLNKNKSSFANQVSNLPSHEELSGAKYFLTIVDDYTEALGFI